Proteins found in one Amphiura filiformis chromosome 14, Afil_fr2py, whole genome shotgun sequence genomic segment:
- the LOC140170001 gene encoding serine/threonine-protein kinase pdik1l-like — protein MAVSVGGYAPLQEIGKGAYGAVYKTKNLQTKKQCALKRIELNIAGEREVKALLKVGKHPLIVEYRKSFRRRNYIWIEMEFYNGGNLNAHFWTQRPNILQKHNIMEQIAQAVAYLHQSRVIHRDLKPDNILISYQNSDLCIKIADFGLAKAILSSQFSGDIQQFFMSSQCGTEYFRAPEVLDGRYTLKADIFSMGVVFAALMKGTSLSKVKSRYLAAYVQCDGKELPIGRYQHDKRRDVSLPARVDMSKTLPQLIKSMIRLDDSLRPTADEVASILQGIPEDELQELHEHMESWQSKDPRLQQLIQVFCIWLVLAFIGGYFILGVSLWTLLVFFIYLCFCFYVLVELFGHLRATI, from the exons ATGGCAGTGTCCGTTGGTGGATACGCTCCTCTCCAGGAAATAGGCAAAGGTGCTTATGGTGCTGTGTATAAAACTAAAAATCTACAAACAAAAAAACAGTGTGCTCTGAAAAGGATCGAGTTAAACATTGCTGGGGAACGAGAAGTAAAGGCGCTGTTGAAAGTCGGAAAACACCCTCTCATAGTCGAGTACAGGAAGAGTTTTCGGCGCAGAAATTACATTTGGATTGAAATGGAGTTTTACAATGGAGGGAATTTGAATGCACATTTTTGGACACAAAGGCCAAACATTCTTCAGAAGCATAACATCATGGAACAAATTGCACAAGCTGTGGCTTACTTGCACCAGTCAAGGGTTATTCATCGTGATTTGAAGCCCGACAACATATTGATTTCATATCAGAATTCTGATCTGTGCATCAAAATTGCAGATTTTGGTCTCGCAAAGGCAATCCTTTCCAGTCAGTTTTCCGGCGATATACAACAGTTCTTCATGTCTAGCCAATGCGGAACTGAGTATTTTAGAGCTCCAGAGGTATTAGATGGCCGCTACACACTGAAGGCTGATATTTTCTCCATGGGGGTAGTCTTTGCAGCTCTAATGAAAGGAACCAGTCTCTCTAAAGTTAAATCCAG GTATCTTGCTGCTTATGTCCAATGTGATGGAAAGGAGCTTCCAATTGGACGATATCAACATGACAAACGCAGAGACGTTTCTCTACCTGCTCGAGTTGATATGTCAAAAACTTTGCCACAGCTAATTAAATCAATGATCCGGCTAGATGACAGCCTACGACCAACTGCTGATGAAGTGGCTTCTATACTTCAAGGTATACCAGAAGATGAACTGCAGGAGCTACATGAACACATGGAATCCTGGCAATCCAAGGATCCAAGACTTCAGCAGCTAATACAGGTTTTCTGCATATGGCTTGTCTTGGCCTTTATAGGTGGTTACTTTATTCTTGGAGTATCACTTTGGACATTGCTGGTATTCTTCATTTACCTGTGTTTTTGTTTCTATGTTCTGGTGGAATTATTCGGGCATTTGAGAGCAACTATTTAA